A portion of the Homalodisca vitripennis isolate AUS2020 chromosome 2, UT_GWSS_2.1, whole genome shotgun sequence genome contains these proteins:
- the LOC124355722 gene encoding uncharacterized protein LOC124355722: MISFSRSSTPIIFPYTLEDQPLSRSLMIRDLGVMLSPNLNPQEHINYICKRANSALYFVIRNSRNMFSIHALRILYIHLVRPLLEYSSPVWSPYLIGQIDGLENVQTRFVRFVGVLLGFDYRTAPIHDLQLQLNLMPLHTRRIINDLLFLRKLINSNIDAPDLLVKLDFRTSRHLRHTHLFARRQYSTQYLFHSTFPRLQLLANSMPDDIDLFCTDRDRAKNKPDGFPPSEEV; the protein is encoded by the exons ATGATATCTTTCTCCAGGTCTAGCACACCTATCATATTCCCTTACACACTTGAAGATCAACCCCTCTCGCGTTCTCTGATGATAAGGGACCTTGGAGTCATGCTTTCTCCTAATTTAAACCCTCAAgaacatattaactatatttgtaaGAGAGCTAATTCTGCCCTATACTTCGTCATACGGAACAGCCGCAACATGTTCTCTATTCATGCTCTACGGATCCTTTACATCCATCTGGTGAGACCcttactggaatattcttcaccTGTTTGGAGCCCTTACTTGATTGGCCAGATTGATGGACTTGAGAACGTTCAAACCCGTTTCGTCCGTTTTGTTGGTGTGCTGCTAGGCTTCGACTACCGCACTGCTCCAATTCATGATCTGCAACTTCAGTTAAACTTGATGCCACTTCACACAAGACGAATAATCAATGACCTACTGTTCCTGAGGAAGCTGATTAACTCGAACATTGATGCCCCAGATCTACTTGTCAAGCTGGACTTCCGCACTTCTCGACACCTGCGCCACACCCATCTTTTCGCTAGACGTCAGTATTCGACCCAGTACTTGTTCCACAGCACCTTTCCTCGCCTCCAGCTGCTGGCCAACAGCATGCCGgacgacattgatctgttttgtacag ATAGGGACAGAGCCAAAAACAAGCCAGATGGGTTCCCGCCAAGTGAAGAGGTATAA